The proteins below come from a single Pieris brassicae chromosome 1, ilPieBrab1.1, whole genome shotgun sequence genomic window:
- the LOC123710560 gene encoding AN1-type zinc finger protein 2A-like, which translates to MEFPHIGKNCCYKSCNKLDFLPMKCDACKEVYCSDHFAYIKHECPAPNSRDVQVPQCPLCGALVPGKRGEPPDVAVGAHIDNQCTSDPAKERRNKVFTNRCSYKGCKTKEMVPLVCVECSLNYCLRHRHTADHACEGKLAAKRRRAAEAALARMKANDHKIANVRQIPSGVTTSNIQGNMTEDEALAHALALSLQDDQQSMGNIRTRVGGEPNSRCTVS; encoded by the exons ATGGAATTCCCTCATATCGGAAAGAACTGCTGCTATAAATCCTGTAACAAACTCG aTTTCCTACCTATGAAATGTGATGCTTGTAAAGAAGTGTACTG TTCTGATCACTTTGCATACATAAAACATGAATGCCCTGCACCAAATAGTCGTGATGTGCAAGTACCACAATGCCCACTTTGTGGAGCTCTAGTACCTGGAAAAAGAGGAGAGCCACCAGATGTTGCTGTGGGGGCTCATATTGATAATCAGTGCACATCGGACCCAGCAAAAGAAAGGAGAAATAAG GTATTTACAAACAGATGCTCTTACAAAGGATGCAAAACGAAAGAGATGGTGCCTCTTGTGTGTGTGGAATGTTCgcttaattattgtttaagacatagacatactgCTGATCATGCATGTGAAGGAAAACTAGCTGCGAAACGAAGAAGAGCTGC TGAGGCAGCATTGGCGCGCATGAAAGCAAATGACCACAAAATAGCAAATGTCCGACAAATACCATCAGGAGTCACCACTTCTAATATACAGGGAAATATG aCTGAAGATGAAGCTCTAGCACATGCATTGGCTTTGTCATTGCAAGATGATCAACAAAGCATGGGAAATATTCGGACCCGAGTGGGCGGTGAGCCTAACTCTAGATGTACTGTttcgtaa